One Onthophagus taurus isolate NC chromosome 11, IU_Otau_3.0, whole genome shotgun sequence genomic window carries:
- the LOC111413190 gene encoding uncharacterized protein, whose amino-acid sequence MKFLIVFAVVSLATLSTCFPGPKKDTDDDVEFIPSARRYNPFGVVDVEANPSGYDDFDDDFPGLTQGWKDSFSAFMKRVTDLVKNVRTQVAKDLEDKLKNGTTTSTVEIINGHKVVKNQTVYEDPHTYVKSVVFEVLPNSDEAPNTGSNPEVDTEAVPKRKDREPLEDSVENEVNALNEAESINIETLGDQSVPPQNFAYKTTDNNNWLELPNKNEKDIELIDSNEISTPDEINKNNPIDLSSDIRVNDILSAEDYPKNPDAEIFEASEPVEIDPIKIKPYDLESDTRVNDILRNKGYPKNPNAEIFEIDVPKLVVT is encoded by the exons atgaagtttttgaTCGTATTCGCTGTGGTTTCCTTAGCAACGCTAAGCACTTGTTTCCCAG GTCCAAAAAAGGATACAGACGATGACGTGGAATTTATTCCAAGTGCAAGAAGATACAATCCATTTGGAGTTGTCGACGTTGAAGCTAATCCAAGTGGATATGATGACTTCGATGACGATTTCCCCGGTTTAACTCAAGGATGGAAAGATAGTTTTTCAGCGTTTATGAAAAGAGTAACCGATTTAGTTAAAAATGTCAGaa ctcAAGTTGCTAAAGATTTAGAggataaacttaaaaatggAACTACAACTTCGACGGTTGAAATAATTAACGGCCATAAAGTGGTTAAAAATCAAACGGTTTACGAAGATCCCCACACTTATGTGAAATCCGTTGTTTTTGAAGTTCTTCCGAACAGCGACGAAGCACCAAATACCGGAAGTAATCCGGAAGTTGATACAGAAGCTGTACCAAAACGTAAAGATAGAGAACCTCTCGAGGATTCGGTTGAGAACGAAGTCAACGCTTTGAATGAG GCCGAAAGCATCAACATAGAAACTTTAGGAGATCAAAGCGTTCCCCCACAGAATTTCGCCTATAAAACCaccgataataataattggctCGAACTCccaaataaaaacgaaaaagacaTCGAATTAATTGATAGTAACGAAATATCAACCCCCGATGAGATCAACAAAAACAATCCGATCGATTTAAGTTCAGATATTAGAGTAAACGATATTTTAAGCGCAGAAGATTACCCGAAAAATCCAGATGCTGAAATTTTTGAAGCTAGCGAACCCGTTGAAATCGATCCAATCAAAATTAAACCTTATGATTTAGAGTCAGATACAAGagttaatgatattttaagaaataaaggtTATCCAAAGAATCCAAATGCGGAAATTTTTGAGATTGATGTACCTAAACTGGTTGTTACTTAG
- the LOC111413162 gene encoding large ribosomal subunit protein uL6, giving the protein MKQIVTNQVVKIPKDLTVTAKSRVVTVKGPRGVLKRSFKHLAVDIRMITPRTLKVEKWFGSKKEIAAVRTVCSHVENMLKGVTKGYQYKMRAVYAHFPINCVTTESNTVIEIRNFLGEKYIRRVKMAPGVTVSNSAKQKDELIIEGNSLEDVSRSAALIQQSTTVKNKDIRKFLDGLYVSEKTTVVQDE; this is encoded by the coding sequence ATGAAGCAAATAGTAACAAATCAAGTGGTGAAGATCCCAAAGGATCTCACTGTGACCGCAAAATCGCGAGTGGTAACCGTAAAAGGACCAAGAGGAGTTTTAAAACGGTCTTTTAAACATTTGGCCGTTGATATTCGAATGATCACCCCAAGGACCTTAAAGGTAGAAAAATGGTTCGgttcgaaaaaagaaattgcagCCGTTCGTACTGTGTGTTCCcatgttgaaaatatgttaaaagGCGTCACCAAAGGGTACCAATACAAGATGCGCGCAGTGTACGCTCATTTCCCCATCAATTGTGTTACAACGGAAAGCAATACAGTGATTGAAATCAGGAATTTCTTGGGTGAAAAATACATTCGTAGAGTGAAAATGGCACCGGGAGTTACTGTATCTAATTCTGCTAAACAAAAGGATGAATTGATTATCGAAGGTAACTCTTTGGAGGATGTTTCTAGGTCTGCTGCTTTAATTCAGCAGAGTACTACAGTTAAAAACAAGGATATTCGTAAATTCTTGGATGGTTTGTATGTTTCTGAGAAAACTACGGTTGTACAAGATGAGTAA
- the LOC111413143 gene encoding ATP-binding cassette sub-family G member 1, giving the protein MATEDILLKPRNQEVRVQIAPAQPKKLTHLPQRPKVDLAFDELIYRVKQGKNEKEILKSVSGQLRSGELTAIMGPSGAGKSTLLNILTGYKTVGLAGKIYMNKNERNLSQFRKLSAYIMQDNQLHGNLTVDEAMNVASKLKIGEKSAKEREEIINEILDTLGLLDHRATMTSGLSGGQKKRLSIALELVSNPPIMFFDEPTSGLDSSSCFQCISLLRTLASGGRTIICTIHQPSARLFEMFDQLYTLAEGKCVYQGSTKQLVPFLGTLGLQCPSYHNPASFIIEVACGEYGPNTDKLVDAINNGKEDIRDGKPFPVNNAVLNNGSKFGDNEKNLNENVSEEDKFKKDGNSGELDNALKIVVNEVSKDSMNGTVANEKANSVDSSLLEPSSNIPIQQPRYGNTELNQFFIILKRALLFSRRDWTLMYLRLFAHILVGFLIGALYYDIGNDANKVLSNLGFLFFNMLFLMYTSMTITILSFPLEMPVLLKENFNRWYSLRSYYLAITLSDIPFQTIFCVIYVTIVYFMTSQPPEFPRYGMFLGACLLVSFVAQSVGLVVGAAMNVQNGVFLAPVMSVPFLLFSGFFVSFDAIPIYLRWITYLSYIRYGFEGTALATYGFNRPKLQCFVEYCHFKLPETTLEELDMKNADYNLDVIALIAIFLVLRIAAFFFLRWKLKSNRA; this is encoded by the exons atgaaaaagaaattcttaaaTCGGTGAGCGGCCAATTACGTTCTGGCGAATTGACGGCCATAATGGGCCCTTCCGGTGCCGGAAAATCAACTCTCCTCAACATTCTCACCGGATACAA gACAGTTGGTTTGGCTggaaaaatttatatgaaCAAAAATGAACGTAACTTAAGTCAATTTCGTAAACTCTCCGCTTACATAATGCAAGATAACCAACTTCACGGTAATTTAACAGTTGACGAGGCGATGAACGtagcttcaaaattaaaaattggggAAAAGAGTGCTAAAGAACGGGAAGAAATTATAAACGAAATTTTGGATACATTAGGTTTACTTGATCATCGAGCTACAATGACAAGTGGGCTTTCTGGCGGGCAAAAAAAGCGTTTATCAATCGCTTTGGAGCTTGTTAGTAACCCACCGATTATGTTTTTCGACGAACCAACGAGTGGTTTGGATAGTTCATCTTGTTTCCAatgtatttctttattaagaACTTTAGCAAGTGGGGGAAGAACGATTATTTGCACAATCCATCAACCTTCAGCAAGATTGTTCGAAATGTTCGACCAACTTTACACCTTAGCTGAAGGAAAATGCGTTTATCAAGGTTCAACGAAACAATTAGTACCGTTTTTGGGCACTTTAGGCCTTCAATGTCCGTCGTATCACAACCCGGcttcttttattattgaagTTGCTTGTGGAGAATATGGACCTAACACGGATAAATTAGTTGACGCTATTAATAACGGAAAGGAAGATATAAGAGATGGTAAACCATTCCCAGTAAATAACGCCGTTTTAAATAATGGAAGTAAATTTGGTGATAacgaaaagaatttaaatgaaaatgttagTGAAgaggataaatttaaaaaagatggGAATTCTGGGGAATTAGATAACGCGTTGAAAATCGTTGTTAATGAAGTTTCTAAAGATTCAATGA atggTACTGTTGCTAATGAAAAAGCTAATTCTGTTGACTCAAGTTTATTGGAACCATCATCAAACATCCCCATTCAACAACCAAGATATGGAAACACAGAACTTAATCAATtctttatcattttaaagcgaGCTTTATTATTCAGTAGAAGAGATTGG actCTTATGTATCTTCGTTTATTTGCACACATTTTAGTAGGATTCCTAATTGGTGCCTTGTATTATGACATAGGAAATGACGCGAACAAAGTTTTAAGTAATTTGGGATTCTTATTCTTcaacatgttatttttaatgtacACATCCATGACAATTACGATTCTATCTTTTCCACTGGAGATGCCCGTTTtacttaaagaaaattttaatcgttGGTACTCTCTAAGAAGTTATTATTTGGCAATCACTTTATCAGATATACCATTTCaa ACTATTTTCTGTGTAATTTACGTCACAATCGTTTACTTTATGACATCTCAACCGCCGGAATTTCCAAGATATGGAATGTTCTTAGGAGCTTGTCTTTTGGTTTCTTTTGTAGCTCAAAGTGTTGGGTTGGTCGTTGGAGCTGCAATGAACGTTCAA aatggAGTTTTCTTAGCACCAGTTATGTCAGTTCCATTCTTATTATTCTCTGGATTTTTCGTATCATTCGATGCAATTCCAATTTACTTAAGATGGATTACATATCTTTCTTATATTCGTTATGGTTTTGAAGGAACAGCTTTGGCCACTTACGGATTCAACCGTCCAAAATTGCAATGTTTCGTAGAATATTGTCATTTTAAATTGCCTGAAACTACTTTAGAAGAATTGGACATGAAAAACGCCGATTATAACCTAGATGTGATCGCTTTAATCGCTATTTTCCTCGTTTTAAGAATAGCTGCTTTCTTCTTCCTTCGTTGGAAGTTGAAATCTAACAGAGCTTAA